The Bacillota bacterium DNA segment CATTATCGAGCACCGTCCGGTGGGGAAAGAGGGCAAATCTCTGGAAGACCATCCCCATAACCTTCCGGCGCAACTCCCGGAGCCTCTTTTCGCTTGCCTCTGTCACATCTTCCCCATCGATAAAAATTTTTCCAGATGTAGGTTCAATAAGCCGGTTGAGACAGCGCAGCAGGGTCGACTTGCCGCTTCCGGAAAGACCCATCAGGACAAACACTTCGCCGGGCCGGACTTCGAAATTGATGTTATAAAGACCAACTACCTGCCGTGTTTTCTGAAGAATCTGCTCTTTGCTCAATCCCTGACGTAAAAGTTCAAGCGCCTTTTCAGGACGTTCGCCGAAGATTTTGATCAGGTCTTTAATGACGATTTTCGGTTCACTTTGTTGCTTAATTACAATTTCTTTTGTCATCTTGATTTTTAACTCCGTTTAACTTATTTAATTTAATCTTTTATAATTTTTCAATTTAAGGGTTCGATCCCCAAAGAAGAATTTGCATGCATTTGCTTAGAGAAAACTTTTTGATTTTATTAAGGTTGTTAGGTACATTGATCATAACACAATAAAAAAGCCTTGGTCAATTATCAGAAGACCTGTTAAAGCAAAAAAACAGCCGCCAGAGATTCTTTTACGTTCCCTGCGCGAACTTTTCGCCGGAATCGTTCAGGGAAAATACATCTCGCCGCAGCGGCGCATCCGGCCTGCGGCGATTAAGACAGGAAAGGTCGGGGGAATAATAAAACAGGAAATACCCGAGAGGAAACAACATAGAAAAAATTCCCCCTGGCCCGCAAAGGGTTCGGGGAATCAGGAAGGACGGAAAAAATGCGGGAAATCAGCATCAATCTCGGCCCCTCCATCGAGCAGGGGGACCTGGAGATCGTCAGGGCAGCGGCCTCCCACCTGAAGCCGGGCGACCACCTGACCCTGAGCCTGGAGGCCGCCGACGCCCACGAAACGGACCGGCTCCTTGCCCTGCTCGCCGATGCCAACCTGGACTACCAGACGCATGGGAGCCACAGCGGCCAAACATTTTTCATTATTGCCACCCCCCGCGGCCGGGAAGCGCGCTGAAAAGGTGCCGGAGCCTGCCAGAACCCAACAAGGCCTTTGCTCCGGCAACGGCTCCAAAAAAGAAGAGAGCGGTCACAACGATGCAGCCGCCTGCTGCGATGCCCAGGTGGTACGAAGCCGTCAGACCGAGCAGGGCTGCCAGGACCCCGAAGCCCATCGAAAGCAACACCGTCTGGCGGAAGCTGCCCGCCACCAGAAGTGCCGTGAGAACGGGGATTACCATCAGAGCTCCGACCAGCAGAGTCCCCACAATCCGCAGACTCACGGCAACAAGAAGAGCCGCCATGAAAATGAAAAGGAGGTTCAGCCTATCTACAGGAAGCCCTCCAACCCGGGCCGACTCCTCGTCAGAGCAGATAAAGTAAAACTCCTTGTAGAAGAGCGTCAGGAGGCCCAGGACGCCCCCCGCAACCGCCAGGATCAATCCCAGGTCGGCGGGGCCCACCGTGAGGAGGCTCCCGAACAGGTAAGATGTAATGTCCAGCGCGGCGCTCCGGGTCAGGCCGAAGAAGATTACAGCCAGCGCAAGGCCGCCGCTCATCACCAGCGCCAGGAGCGCCTCGGGCGACAGCCTCTGGCGCGCCCGGAGCCGGTCCACCGCCAGCGCCCCGGAGAGCGCGGCCGCGAGGGTAAGCAGGGGCAAAAGGGGGGCGGCAACTCCCAGCCAGAGGCCGAGCGCCATGCCTGCAAGGGAAATGTGGGCAAGGGTGTCGGCCATAAAGGAATAGCGGCGCAGGACGATAAAAACGCCCAGGGCAGGACAGGCGATTCCCGTTGCCAGCCCCGCAATCAGGGCGCGGATCATGAAATCGTAGTGAAGCATCTCCAGCACAGGCATCCCTCTTTCCTTTCCTGAAGCCTGCTTTCATACATTTAAGCAAGGATAACCCGGGTCAGGAGCCGGTTTTTTCTGCAGTCGTGGTGCTCAGAGCGGCACGGACTTAACCTATCGCGGATCGAATCTATGTTGCTAGTGAAGGTGGGCAACGGGGGGACCCCCATGCCGTACAGGGAAGAAAGGACGCCGGGAGTCAGAATTTCCCCGGGCGCCCCGTGACAAACAAGGGTCCGGTTGAGGCAGGCCACCCTGTTGACCCAGCGCCCCACCACACCGGTGTCGTGGGTGACCAGAAGCAGGGTCATCCCCTTCTCCCGGTTCAGATACCCCAAAAGCCGGTAAAAGTTGTCCAGGGCGCGCCCGTCAAGACCCACCTGCGGCTCGTCAAGAACCAAAAGCTCCGGTTCGCCCGCCAGGGCGCGGGCGATAAAGACCCGCTGCTGCTGCCCTCCGGAGAGGCGCGTCACAGGCCGGCGGCGCAGGTGGGACAGCTCCACCAGATCCAGCGCCTCCTCCACCGCCCGCCAGTCTTCACGCCTCAGCTTCCGGCCCAGGCCGACCCGGCCAAAGCGCCCCGCGGCTACTACCTCCTCAACGGTCGCGGGAAAACCGGGGTCGAAGCCGGGCCGCTGGGGAACATACCCGACGCGGCACCACTCCCGGAACCTCCCGATCTCTGTTCCGAAAAGAAGGACGCTCCCCCTTAAGGGCTTCAGCAGGCCCAGAATCAGCTTCACCAGGGTGGTCTTGCCGGAACCGTTAGGCCCGACCAGGGCGAGAAAATCCCCCCGCCGCACCGCAAGGGAGACATCCTCAAGCACCATCTGGGCCCCGTAGGCGAAGGAGACATCCTGAAGCTCGAGCACTCCTTCCATCCGCACTCCCCCTTCTTCACCCGCCCAGCGCCTTTTTCAAATTGGCCAGGTTCCGGGACATCAAAGCGAAATAATCCAGCCCGCTTCTAGCCTCCTCCGGCGTTAAACCGGCAGCAGGCGTGAGGAGCAGGGTCCGCGCCCCCACCTCGCGGGCGAGCGTTTCGGCGACCCTGGGGCTCACCAGAGACTCAAAAAAGATGTACCTGACCCCCTGCTTCCGGCAGAAGTCCGCCACCATCCTCAGGGTGGCCGCGTCAGGCTCCTGCTCCGGGGTCAAACCAAGCACAGGGACCTGGCGCAGGCCGTACCGCCGGGCCAGGTAGCCGAAGGCGGCGTGGGAAACCACCAGGTCCCGGCTCCGGAAACTGCGGGCAGCGGCGGCATACTCCTGGTGAAGCCGCTCCAGCCTCTTCTGGAGCAGCCGCGCCCTCCTCTCATATTCTGCCCTTCCTGCCGGGTCTGCGGCGCCGAATTCCCCCGCCAGCTTTGAGACAATTTCCCGGGCAAGGAGGGGGTCGAGCCAGACGTGGGGGTCGACGCCCTCCGCGGGATGCACCGCATGCCCGGCCGTCTCCCCTTCAAGGCCCCCACGCTGATGGGCTTCGTGCCCCGGGAAGCCCCCGGGCGCAGGGAAGCCGCCAGGGTAGAAGGTCACCCCCAGCCTTTCCTCCTCGGCAAAGGTCAGGAGGTCAAGGCCCTGCGCCGCCTCCACCACCCGGATTCCCCTTGCCCGGAGCGCGGGAATCACCCGGACGGCCCAGGGCTCCAGGCCCGCCCCGTTGAAGACGACGACCTGCGCCTGGTAGAGCCTCATCATGTCCTTCGGCGAAGGCTCCCAGTGGTGGGGCTCGGCCCCAGGGGGCAGGAGCTGGGCCACTTCCACCCGTGCTCCACCCACGCGGCGGGAAAACTCTGCAAGAGGGTAGATGGTCGCCGCAACCCGGAGCTTTGCCTGCGGCGCCGCCGGGCCGGACCGCGGAGCAGGAGTGCACCCCGCCGCCAAAAACCCCAAGCAGGCGGCGAAGACGAGGACAGTAACAACCCGGAACAGAGGTCCGAATGGAAAGCAGGCCTGCCTTCCGGTTTTCCTGCCAGGTTTTCCTTCAAAGTTTTCTTTATTTTTAAGCGCTCCTTCAGGTGCTCCGAACTTATGCCGCCTGTAATGCACCATCAGCGGTTTTCCCTCCCGTTTCACCGGCATTCAACAAACACCTCAGCAAAACGCTTCTCAAGGCACCGCTTGGAACACCGCCCCCGGTCTTGCCAGAACCGCCGCTTCCAGGAGCGCTCCGGCTCTCCCCGCAGTTTGCAACGAGGCAGGCAGCCGCTTCGCGCCCGGCCGGGCGGCGCTCCCGCTGTGCGGCACTTCTGCCCGCGGCGCGTCCGCCAGGAGCTGTACCTGCGCCCTGCAATGCCAGGTGCAGCACCGGGGCAGCAGCTACGCCTCCCGGCAGCGGGCGCAGTACCCGTAGATGGTAAAAGCATGGTCCGCAATTTCAAAATCCGGGTAGTGCTCCCGGACGCGGGCAAGGCAGTCGGCGGGACAGAAGGGGAGTTCCCGGGCGCGGCCGCACTTCAGGCAGACCAGGTGGTGGTAGTGCTCACCGCGGAGGTTGAGTTCAAAGCGCCGGCAGCCGTCCCGAAAGAGGACTTCATGCACCAGACCCAGCTTTCTAAAAGTGGCAAGCGTCCGGTAAACTGTATCAAAACTGATTCCCGGGTAGCGCTGCCGCACTTGATGCAGGATTTCCTCGGCGCTTAAAGGCTGTCCCTTTTTCTTGAGCGCCCCCTCCAGCAGGACCCGCAGGACCTCCTGGCGCTGGGGGGTCAACCTGACCCCCAACTTCTTCAAACGCATAAACACCTCATGCATTGGTTTCCCGGCCATTAAATAAGTATTCCTCCTAGATCAGAATTATTCCTATCCACTCTAAATTATTAAATAAAAAAAGACCTGCGTCAACAGGTCAAAGTGCATCATGGATCCAGGGCCAGCCTTAACGGCCCTGCACCTCAGCCGTCTTTATGCCCTCTTCCCCGGCCGGGCCGCTCCCTGGCCGCAACCTGCAGGCACAACCCGATCCCTGGCTGCAACCTGCAGGCACAACCGGGCTCCCTAAAAACGGTAGTCAGACGGTTCCACCAGGCCCCAGTCCTGCAGCAGGTGCAGGGTAGCCTCCAGGGCAGCTCCTCAAGTGTCTTTCAAGCAGGCCGATATCCTCAGGCCGACACCCTTCTCAAAAAATCCTGCCGGGGCGCAACTAATACAAATCCACCCGCTGCGCCGCCTCGTCCCACACAACCTTCAACCCCAGGCTCTCCACCACAAACCTGAGGGGAACAAAGGTCTTTCCACCCCGGATCTCCGGCGGGAGGGGGAGTTCGACTTTCTTTCCCGCGGCGAAGGCGCTCCTGCTTCCGCAGCGAAGCACAATGCTGCGCTCGCCCAGAGCAATTACGATCTCCTGACTCGCCTGATTCCATCCGACTTCTGCTCCCAAACACTCGAAGATGCCCCGCAAAGGCACCATGGTAACGCCGGGCGGCTTGAGGAAGCCCGGCACCTGGAGGTCTTCCCCCCGCAGCCGGATCGGAACCCGGGGTTCAGGATGAACGATCAGGGCAAGGCAGTTGGAGAGCTTTCTCCCCGGCCGGACCAGATACCTGCCCTGGCAGTAGAGGCCAGCAGAGGCCCCTCCGTCCAACGCAAAGGCATCAGAGAGGCCGAGCTTCACCAGCACTTCGGCCAGCCCGTCCATGGTCACCCCGCACGCCGTCCCGAGCACCAGCCTGCCGTTCCGATCGGCTCCGCAGAAGCTCCTGGAAGATTTGAGAAAAAATTTCGGGTCGCGCCAGGCATCTCTTGAGAGGTGGGCGACATTGGCTCCGTTTCTGACGAGCAACGGCCCTGCCTGAAGGATGTGGCGGACTCCACGCGAGGGGATCAACGTGTTTTCTCCGCGATCCCGGAAAATGAACCTCACCTGAACGGTGTCGCCAACTCGAAAACGCTCTGCAATCTGGCCGGCGCCCGGCCCAAAGCCGATGACGTAGCCGTCCTGGGGAACCGGCACGGGACCCGGCTGGATGCTCACCACCCGCCCCCGGCGCACGGCAACCGTCGTCGCCGCGGGTTCACGCATCACCTGACCGAAGCTTGGGGTAAAGATCACGATGGCCTGCGGGTCGGGAAAATTCCTGTTCACATCCCAGGCGTACCAGTTGTTCGGCCACTCCTCGCTTCCGTTAATTCCCCCTTTGATCTCCACCTCCAGGCGGGCAAATGACACCCTGTTGTCTGGTGCAACAATCACGGCGCCCCCATCCCCGGCGGCGCGGTGCATTTCCCCGTCGATGACGATTGCCCCCAGGGCGTCATGTCGCTGTAGGCGTTGAAAAAGGTGCCGTTGACGGCAGCCACGGCGCCTGCAGACCGGGCCATCGCCGCGAGTTCGGCGGTGCAGCCGGTTTTTCCGCCGGCCAGCACCGGCCGCAGTTCAAGGCGGGGATTTGAGAGATCGGCGGAAATCATCGCTACAGTGCAGCCGGATACCTGCACGGTTTTCACCGCCACAGGACTTCCCGCCCGGGCGGCAGTCGCCGGGTGCGCCGCCGCCGGCGCCGGACGCCCCAGAGCAGGCGCCGGAACGATCAAATGCAGCGGAACGATCAAACACAGCGCAGACACCAGGATCACTGCAGGCAGCCGGAACAGGCGCTTGAGCTTCATTTCGGAACACCTCTCATCCTTTGGTCTTTACTGGACGAGTTTAACCGAGCAAAGAAGCTGGACCGGTTCTCAGAAGCTGAAGCTACAATCACCTGTTTACTTGGAGTTGCCGGAAGAGTTTCGCTCTCCTTTTTCTTTGCTTCTTTCCTCCTCCAGCACCTTCAGCCTCTCCAAGACATCTTCTTTCATAACGACATTTCTTTCCAAAGCCATACGGTAAATGCTTTCCGCCTTGTCGTAATCGCGCTGCGCTTTGCTGTCCTCAAAAAGCCAGTACATATCTCCCCAGCCGATGTACACCCATGCAGAATCAGGAAACTCTTCCACCAGATTCTGAAAAGCCCTCTCTCCTTTTTCAACCATACCAAGTGCGAAGTAAGATTCTGCTTCTGCTCTTTTCATGTTTTCGATGATCAATCTATCTGTTTCCGGGAAAAGCATGCAGAACTCCCGGCAGTATTCTATCCTTTTCTCGTAGAAAGAAGGCTCTCGCAGGCCCGCGTTGCCCAGTTCCATCTCCAAATCCTGGCACCAGTTAAACAGGCTCTGCGCTCCGGAAAAAACCCGCTCTGCGTCTTTAATTGATTTCATTTCGGGCGTAAACCGCTTTTTCAGGTGCTCCCACACCTCCAGCCAAACCCTGCAGCCTTCGTCCTCTCTTCCCTCATGACAAAAACTGTACCCATCCTGCATCATATCGTCCAGCTTCTCTGAGTTCATCACATGGGGGGCCAATCTCTCCCAAAGGACCGCGGCGGCCATCCAGGGGAAGTCCTCGTCGAAGCCTCTTGCGGTAACGCGGTAGGTCTTCCACCAGCTCTCGGCCAGGTCATAGGCGGAGTAAAAGCGCTCGACGTCCCCAAGGAAATCTTTTTCGGTAACCTCAATGCCGAATTCGGCCAGCTTTAAAAAAATCCTTTCAGTGGAAAAAGAACGGATCTCTTCTAAAGTCCAGTGTTTCTGCCTTGCCTTGGGAAGGCAGCACTTCTTATACTTCTTCCCGCTCCCACATGGACATGGGTCATTTCTGCCGATCTTTGCCAAACCTATTCCCCTCGATATCTTTATTTTATTTTTCGGCGTAGAAGCCAGAAAATTTCTTACTGCCACCTACGAGTCAGGTTACCCTCGCCAGCGCCCTGTTCACTTCATTGATTAATGAAATCTTACTGGTAAAAGTCACCATAGGGACTCCCTCCTGGCATTTTTTTAGTTTGTCACCTTAAACAATTCGCAACTGAGACCGGAATCCCTTGATTTATCTGTGTTCTCAAGGAGCTTTGTCGCCGAGTTTTTCAGCAGAATCTAAGTAGGCTGCAAACTCTTCTTCCAACTCCCGCACCCGCTGGATCCAATAGGTTTCAATCCCTCGTAGGTAGGCTGGAAACTCCCCGCCATCAAGTTAACCATATTCAAGAAATATCTAACCTGCTTGTCCGGTCCATCTTGGCAACCTGCGCTGCCGTCCCGGAAACAACGCACCTTAGAGCCCCACGCTTTTCGTATTCCTTTAATTCAATGATCCTTCTGGTCATGCGGGGGTGAGTGGCATAAAGCTCATGGATGAAGCCCATGACGGGAGGCACGTAGCGCTCCTGGGCTGCAAAGGCCTCGGGGTCAACCTTGGCTGCCAGCGCCTCACTACCCAGGGCCAAGGCCAGGAGGGCTCGCTGGGCGGCCGCAGCATTGCCCGAAAGGGCCATGCCCATGCGGTCCGCACTCAACTC contains these protein-coding regions:
- a CDS encoding metal ABC transporter permease, which translates into the protein MLEMLHYDFMIRALIAGLATGIACPALGVFIVLRRYSFMADTLAHISLAGMALGLWLGVAAPLLPLLTLAAALSGALAVDRLRARQRLSPEALLALVMSGGLALAVIFFGLTRSAALDITSYLFGSLLTVGPADLGLILAVAGGVLGLLTLFYKEFYFICSDEESARVGGLPVDRLNLLFIFMAALLVAVSLRIVGTLLVGALMVIPVLTALLVAGSFRQTVLLSMGFGVLAALLGLTASYHLGIAAGGCIVVTALFFFGAVAGAKALLGSGRLRHLFSALPGRGGWQ
- a CDS encoding metal ABC transporter ATP-binding protein yields the protein MEGVLELQDVSFAYGAQMVLEDVSLAVRRGDFLALVGPNGSGKTTLVKLILGLLKPLRGSVLLFGTEIGRFREWCRVGYVPQRPGFDPGFPATVEEVVAAGRFGRVGLGRKLRREDWRAVEEALDLVELSHLRRRPVTRLSGGQQQRVFIARALAGEPELLVLDEPQVGLDGRALDNFYRLLGYLNREKGMTLLLVTHDTGVVGRWVNRVACLNRTLVCHGAPGEILTPGVLSSLYGMGVPPLPTFTSNIDSIRDRLSPCRSEHHDCRKNRLLTRVILA
- a CDS encoding zinc ABC transporter solute-binding protein, which codes for MVHYRRHKFGAPEGALKNKENFEGKPGRKTGRQACFPFGPLFRVVTVLVFAACLGFLAAGCTPAPRSGPAAPQAKLRVAATIYPLAEFSRRVGGARVEVAQLLPPGAEPHHWEPSPKDMMRLYQAQVVVFNGAGLEPWAVRVIPALRARGIRVVEAAQGLDLLTFAEEERLGVTFYPGGFPAPGGFPGHEAHQRGGLEGETAGHAVHPAEGVDPHVWLDPLLAREIVSKLAGEFGAADPAGRAEYERRARLLQKRLERLHQEYAAAARSFRSRDLVVSHAAFGYLARRYGLRQVPVLGLTPEQEPDAATLRMVADFCRKQGVRYIFFESLVSPRVAETLAREVGARTLLLTPAAGLTPEEARSGLDYFALMSRNLANLKKALGG
- a CDS encoding transcriptional repressor, whose translation is MHEVFMRLKKLGVRLTPQRQEVLRVLLEGALKKKGQPLSAEEILHQVRQRYPGISFDTVYRTLATFRKLGLVHEVLFRDGCRRFELNLRGEHYHHLVCLKCGRARELPFCPADCLARVREHYPDFEIADHAFTIYGYCARCREA
- a CDS encoding zinc chelation protein SecC gives rise to the protein MAKIGRNDPCPCGSGKKYKKCCLPKARQKHWTLEEIRSFSTERIFLKLAEFGIEVTEKDFLGDVERFYSAYDLAESWWKTYRVTARGFDEDFPWMAAAVLWERLAPHVMNSEKLDDMMQDGYSFCHEGREDEGCRVWLEVWEHLKKRFTPEMKSIKDAERVFSGAQSLFNWCQDLEMELGNAGLREPSFYEKRIEYCREFCMLFPETDRLIIENMKRAEAESYFALGMVEKGERAFQNLVEEFPDSAWVYIGWGDMYWLFEDSKAQRDYDKAESIYRMALERNVVMKEDVLERLKVLEEERSKEKGERNSSGNSK
- a CDS encoding M48 family metallopeptidase; the protein is MAAHMAAELKLSRAPEIFVLSGQGALNAVAMKFLSGRYILVYGELVDLMLRRGAYDDLRMILGHELAHHALGHVSIWKNLLLGPARLIPFLGAAYSRACELSADRMGMALSGNAAAAQRALLALALGSEALAAKVDPEAFAAQERYVPPVMGFIHELYATHPRMTRRIIELKEYEKRGALRCVVSGTAAQVAKMDRTSRLDIS